A DNA window from Vagococcus penaei contains the following coding sequences:
- a CDS encoding TrkH family potassium uptake protein, translating to MNRKLLFFNLKLNRDKFINTHFSTIQIIFSYYVIMTFVAFILLNLSFFQKPGASVSFFDTFFMAVSTVSVTGLSTFNIHEVYNQRGIVLLEIMFQIGGLGIMMFSTFFFILSRRKVSLKQRQLIMTDMNQPRLSGTVRLIKNTVFTLVIIQLLFGIIFAIRFYVKGLHPSIPDALFNGFYQSISAVTNSGFDVTGESATPYANDYLFIFILIFLIMIGGIGFPVLMEVKDWLMSKRQNRRYPFRFSLFSKLAISMYLMLFVSGAVFIYLLERHHLFADMSPIKQLANSLFYSATTRNAGLQLNDLSLFQTPTLLLFSVLMFIGCSPSSVGGGVRTTTVAIVGLYMLSFIKGEENVNIFSRRINKLDIQKAVIVLNLSLTMCFIATLVLAITENHSLISIIVEVASAFGTTGLSLGITADLTTIGKIIIALLMFIGRIGMLYTLMIFVPKERQDQGYLYPTEQIIIG from the coding sequence TTGAATCGAAAGTTACTGTTCTTCAATTTAAAACTGAATCGTGACAAATTTATCAATACACATTTTTCAACTATTCAAATTATTTTTTCTTATTATGTCATCATGACATTTGTGGCATTTATTTTGCTTAATTTGTCTTTTTTTCAAAAACCGGGTGCAAGTGTCTCCTTCTTTGATACTTTTTTTATGGCAGTTAGTACAGTTAGCGTTACTGGCCTAAGCACTTTCAATATCCATGAAGTCTATAACCAACGTGGAATCGTCCTATTAGAAATTATGTTTCAAATTGGTGGATTAGGAATCATGATGTTTTCAACCTTTTTCTTTATTTTATCTAGGCGTAAAGTCTCGTTAAAACAACGACAATTAATTATGACTGATATGAATCAACCTCGCTTAAGTGGAACTGTGCGTTTAATTAAAAATACAGTTTTTACGCTAGTCATTATTCAACTACTGTTTGGGATTATCTTCGCTATTCGTTTTTACGTGAAAGGGCTACATCCATCGATTCCTGACGCTCTTTTTAATGGATTTTATCAGTCAATTTCTGCAGTAACTAACTCTGGGTTTGACGTTACTGGTGAATCAGCAACGCCTTATGCAAATGACTACTTGTTTATTTTTATTTTGATTTTTTTAATTATGATTGGTGGGATTGGCTTTCCAGTCTTAATGGAAGTTAAAGATTGGTTAATGTCAAAACGACAAAATCGTCGCTATCCATTTCGTTTTTCACTATTTAGTAAGCTTGCAATCAGTATGTATTTGATGCTTTTTGTCTCAGGTGCGGTTTTTATTTATTTACTTGAACGTCATCATTTATTTGCCGATATGTCTCCAATAAAACAATTAGCTAATTCATTGTTTTATTCAGCAACTACGAGAAATGCCGGGCTACAATTAAACGACTTATCCTTATTTCAAACACCAACTCTGCTTCTGTTCTCCGTCTTAATGTTTATTGGCTGTAGTCCAAGTTCTGTGGGTGGTGGTGTACGGACAACTACGGTTGCGATTGTCGGGCTCTACATGTTGTCATTTATTAAAGGTGAAGAAAATGTCAATATTTTTAGCCGTCGCATTAATAAACTCGACATTCAAAAAGCCGTTATCGTTTTAAATTTGTCCTTAACCATGTGTTTTATTGCCACCTTAGTCTTAGCAATTACCGAGAATCACTCACTCATCTCTATTATTGTTGAAGTTGCGTCTGCTTTTGGGACTACTGGTCTCTCGCTTGGAATTACTGCTGACTTAACAACAATTGGCAAAATCATTATCGCCTTACTTATGTTTATTGGGCGCATCGGTATGTTATATACCTTGATGATTTTTGTTCCAAAAGAGCGACAAGACCAAGGTTACTTGTACCCAACAGAACAAATTATTATTGGCTAA